Proteins encoded together in one Terriglobus saanensis SP1PR4 window:
- a CDS encoding efflux RND transporter permease subunit, with protein MNISAPAIRRPIATILLTSALGLAGLLAFNVLPVSPLPQIDSPTITVSAQLPGASPDVMAAAVATPLERQFGHIAGVTEMTSQSSTGSSTISLQFDLSKNVNAAAREVQAAISAARTYLPTNLPSNPVYRKVNSADAPIAILGIESDTYPVGALYDSASTILQQKIAQIQGVGQITIGGSTLPAVRVEINPLQLEHYGLSLADVATFLKNQNAHSPTGAVSDGQTTSYITVNDQLSKAEDYRKLGVSTQNGAAVRLEDIATVVDSTENLHSSGYVNGRQSVDLIIFKQPGANIIETVDRINAQLPALRSAIPAGQTITKIMDATTTIRASLRDTELTLLLSIMLVILVVFVFLRDWRAIIIPGIAVPISLIGTFGAMYLLHYSLDNLSLMALTISTGFVIDDAIVVMENITRYVEEGVAPLEAAYKGAQEIGFTVISITLSLLAVFIPILMMGGIIGRLFREFAVTLSIAILISMILSLTTTPMLCSLLLKRREKSDHGRLYRVIEGGFDWLRGLYERTLRWVIRDHAILVLVVFVFTIVLNVVYLVRVSKGLFPQQDTGLLMGAVMGPQDASFTMMDDATKRAVEIVRADPAVQNVIGFTGGGISGTSNNAFMFVVLKPLNQRKLSATDVLNRLRPNLAAVKEAQTFLMAAQEINLGARQSNAQYQYTLQADSTSDLKKYVPLLTREMKKLSAVADVNSDLQSGGLETYLTYDRLTAARLGLMPANINDVLNYSFSQAQTSTIYKPLNQYHVILEAQSQFTQNPETLRNTYIQTSSGSVPLSAISSYKTLTAPLSVNHSGLYPSSTISFNLSSGTSLERATSKIHNLEDQLHIPKSVHGAFSGTAQLYQASIDSEPILIATAIFAVYIVLGVLYESFIHPITILTTLPSASLGAVITLVLFHAELDVISLIGIILLIGIVKKNAIMMIDFALQLEREQNLATEDAIFQACVLRFRPILMTTAAAFFGAVPLAFGTGIGSEFRRPLGLTILGGLLVSQVLTLYTTPVVYLMLDRLRHRFGGGTSNRPHAVAAQEAL; from the coding sequence ATGAACATCTCTGCCCCCGCGATTCGTAGACCGATCGCTACGATTCTCCTGACTTCCGCATTGGGACTGGCTGGGCTTCTGGCGTTCAACGTTCTTCCAGTCTCGCCATTGCCACAGATTGATTCGCCAACCATCACTGTCAGCGCTCAGCTTCCGGGTGCGAGCCCCGACGTGATGGCTGCGGCGGTGGCAACCCCACTGGAACGGCAATTCGGTCACATTGCCGGCGTCACGGAAATGACCTCCCAGAGCTCGACTGGATCGAGCACGATATCTCTACAGTTTGATCTCAGCAAGAACGTCAACGCAGCGGCGCGAGAAGTGCAGGCCGCCATTAGTGCAGCCAGGACCTACCTTCCGACCAACCTGCCTTCTAACCCGGTCTATCGAAAGGTGAATTCCGCTGATGCGCCCATCGCGATCCTCGGTATCGAATCCGATACCTACCCAGTGGGTGCACTCTACGATTCTGCATCCACGATCCTCCAGCAGAAGATCGCCCAGATTCAGGGCGTCGGACAGATCACGATCGGTGGTTCTACGCTCCCCGCGGTACGTGTTGAGATCAACCCGCTACAGCTTGAGCACTATGGCCTCAGCCTCGCGGACGTTGCCACTTTTCTGAAGAACCAGAATGCTCACAGTCCGACCGGGGCAGTGTCCGACGGCCAGACGACGAGCTATATCACCGTCAATGACCAGCTCTCGAAGGCAGAGGACTACCGCAAGCTTGGGGTGAGCACCCAGAATGGCGCTGCGGTCCGCTTGGAGGATATCGCAACGGTGGTGGATTCCACAGAGAATCTCCACTCCAGCGGCTACGTGAATGGTCGGCAGTCTGTTGACCTGATCATCTTTAAGCAGCCGGGTGCCAACATCATCGAAACGGTGGATCGAATCAATGCGCAGCTGCCCGCACTGCGTTCCGCCATCCCTGCCGGACAGACGATCACAAAGATCATGGACGCAACGACCACGATCCGTGCATCCCTGCGTGATACGGAACTGACATTGCTCCTCTCCATCATGCTTGTGATCCTGGTCGTCTTCGTGTTTCTCCGTGACTGGAGAGCCATCATCATTCCGGGCATCGCGGTTCCAATCTCCCTGATCGGAACCTTTGGCGCGATGTACTTGTTGCACTACTCCCTGGACAACCTCAGCCTCATGGCTCTTACCATCTCAACCGGATTCGTGATCGACGATGCCATCGTCGTAATGGAAAATATCACGCGTTACGTTGAGGAAGGCGTGGCGCCGCTCGAAGCTGCTTACAAAGGGGCACAGGAAATTGGCTTCACCGTCATTTCCATCACGCTCTCTCTCCTTGCAGTCTTCATTCCCATCCTGATGATGGGCGGCATCATCGGACGGCTCTTCCGGGAGTTCGCCGTAACACTTTCGATCGCGATTCTCATCTCGATGATCCTGTCGTTGACAACGACGCCGATGCTCTGCTCCCTGCTGCTAAAGCGGCGCGAGAAGTCGGACCACGGACGCTTATATCGAGTGATCGAGGGAGGGTTCGACTGGCTGCGCGGGCTCTATGAGCGCACTCTTCGCTGGGTGATTCGGGACCATGCCATTCTCGTCCTCGTTGTTTTTGTGTTCACGATCGTCCTGAATGTGGTTTACCTCGTGCGCGTTTCCAAGGGCTTGTTTCCACAGCAAGACACCGGCCTGTTGATGGGCGCGGTCATGGGGCCTCAGGATGCGTCTTTCACAATGATGGATGACGCCACGAAGAGGGCGGTAGAGATCGTTCGCGCAGATCCCGCGGTCCAAAACGTCATTGGCTTCACCGGAGGCGGCATCAGCGGCACATCGAACAACGCCTTCATGTTTGTTGTTCTGAAGCCCTTGAACCAGCGAAAGCTGAGCGCCACGGATGTGCTCAACCGTCTACGTCCGAACCTTGCAGCCGTGAAGGAAGCCCAGACATTCTTGATGGCTGCCCAAGAGATCAACCTTGGAGCCCGTCAGTCCAATGCTCAGTATCAATACACGCTACAAGCCGACTCCACGAGTGACCTGAAGAAGTACGTTCCTCTTCTTACTCGCGAGATGAAGAAGCTTTCCGCCGTGGCCGACGTGAACTCCGACCTGCAGAGTGGGGGCCTGGAAACATATCTGACCTATGACCGTCTGACGGCGGCCCGCCTCGGTCTTATGCCTGCCAATATCAATGACGTCCTAAACTATTCCTTTTCGCAGGCGCAGACATCAACGATCTACAAACCGCTGAATCAATACCATGTCATCCTTGAGGCCCAATCGCAGTTCACGCAGAACCCCGAGACCCTCCGGAATACTTATATCCAGACTTCCAGCGGTTCGGTACCTTTGAGCGCGATCAGTAGTTACAAGACCCTCACCGCACCGCTCTCGGTGAATCATTCCGGTCTCTATCCGTCCTCAACGATCTCTTTCAATCTTTCATCCGGAACCTCACTGGAGCGTGCAACCAGCAAGATTCATAATCTCGAAGATCAGCTGCACATTCCGAAGAGTGTGCATGGAGCGTTCTCGGGCACAGCGCAGCTCTATCAGGCTTCGATCGACTCCGAGCCCATTCTCATTGCCACCGCCATCTTCGCGGTGTACATCGTGCTGGGCGTTCTTTACGAGAGCTTCATTCATCCCATCACGATCTTGACGACTCTTCCTTCCGCATCGCTTGGTGCGGTGATTACGCTGGTTCTCTTCCATGCGGAGTTGGACGTCATCTCCCTGATCGGGATCATCCTCCTCATCGGCATTGTGAAGAAGAACGCCATCATGATGATCGATTTCGCCCTGCAGCTCGAACGCGAACAGAATCTTGCTACAGAGGACGCTATCTTTCAAGCCTGCGTTCTGCGCTTCCGTCCCATCTTGATGACCACAGCGGCTGCCTTCTTCGGGGCGGTTCCCCTGGCCTTCGGTACTGGGATTGGTTCGGAATTTCGTCGCCCGCTTGGCCTGACGATCCTGGGCGGCCTTCTTGTTAGCCAGGTACTCACCCTGTACACCACTCCCGTGGTGTATCTCATGCTGGATCGCTTGCGCCACCGGTTCGGGGGTGGCACTTCAAACCGTCCTCACGCGGTCGCAGCTCAGGAGGCACTATGA
- a CDS encoding VOC family protein codes for MKYEKQFEMLADGFGPAVPVFRVHDFAESLAYYCQTLGFEIEWQEATRSAYISRGACTILLTVDDQSQSGMWVRAEANNVNVLFEEYLVAGAKIAKSPTDFGSSLEMQIEDLDGNILSLWEIRAEP; via the coding sequence ATGAAGTATGAAAAACAGTTCGAAATGCTTGCCGATGGTTTCGGCCCTGCTGTGCCGGTTTTCCGAGTACACGATTTTGCCGAGAGTCTTGCTTATTACTGCCAAACACTGGGGTTCGAGATTGAATGGCAGGAAGCAACTCGATCCGCGTATATCTCCCGAGGAGCTTGCACCATCCTGCTCACCGTTGATGATCAGAGTCAATCGGGTATGTGGGTCCGGGCGGAAGCAAACAATGTGAATGTCTTGTTTGAGGAATACTTGGTGGCTGGTGCAAAGATCGCGAAATCGCCCACCGATTTTGGGTCGAGTCTGGAGATGCAAATCGAAGACCTTGACGGCAATATTCTCAGCCTCTGGGAGATCCGGGCAGAACCGTAG
- a CDS encoding efflux transporter outer membrane subunit, producing MKFAHVTFALSLVLISGCRVGPKYVRANLPTAPPDAYKENQVGSEEARANGWRQAHPEDAMLRGKWWEVFQNTELNGLEEQLNIDNQNIKQYFENYMAARAVVRNAHASLYPSISFAPSLNVQGQGSQSTATATTSTTDTSGTGTTGTTLASSTSQSYSLPFSASWEPDLFGKVRNTIREDANAAQVSAANLANETLSEQSSLAQYYFELRGQDALQELYNKTVEAYRETLRLTQTRYRTGLDSDQDVAQAETNLRTAEANAASVATTRGQYEHAIALLIGQSAGSFSIPVRPLEAKPPFIPVGIPSQLLERRPDIAAAERTMAQANALIGVGQAAYYPDISLTASAGTQSSNISHLLNLSAGFWSLGTSATETIFDAGARRATVQQYKAQYNADVATYRQTVLNAFKEVEDYLIATRQLSEQQQRQQLAIDSAQRYQQLALSRYRTGVDTYLNVLTAQNSVFSSQETEVSLRTNRMVAAVQLIAALGGGWNASNLPSEQEVRRKP from the coding sequence ATGAAGTTTGCTCATGTAACGTTCGCTCTTTCTCTTGTCCTCATTTCAGGCTGCCGTGTCGGACCCAAGTATGTTCGCGCGAATCTGCCTACCGCCCCGCCTGATGCCTACAAAGAAAATCAGGTCGGCAGCGAGGAAGCTCGCGCGAACGGATGGCGTCAGGCCCATCCAGAAGACGCCATGCTGCGGGGCAAGTGGTGGGAGGTGTTTCAGAACACCGAGTTGAATGGTCTTGAAGAACAACTCAACATCGACAACCAGAACATCAAACAGTACTTCGAGAACTACATGGCCGCACGAGCTGTAGTCCGCAACGCCCACGCATCTCTTTACCCCTCGATTTCATTTGCGCCCAGCTTGAACGTCCAAGGCCAAGGTAGCCAGAGCACGGCGACGGCGACAACTTCTACTACGGACACGAGCGGTACAGGCACAACGGGAACGACTCTTGCGAGTTCGACCAGTCAGAGTTATTCACTTCCATTCAGTGCTTCCTGGGAGCCTGATCTGTTTGGGAAGGTCCGCAATACCATTCGCGAGGACGCCAACGCTGCCCAAGTGAGTGCCGCCAATCTGGCTAACGAAACTCTTAGCGAGCAGTCGAGTTTGGCCCAATATTACTTCGAGCTTCGGGGCCAGGATGCTCTTCAGGAGCTCTACAACAAGACAGTCGAGGCCTATCGGGAAACCTTGCGCCTTACGCAGACGCGATATCGTACCGGTCTCGACTCTGACCAGGACGTCGCCCAAGCGGAGACCAACCTCCGCACCGCCGAAGCGAATGCGGCCTCAGTAGCCACCACGCGGGGCCAATACGAACACGCGATCGCTCTGCTTATCGGTCAATCTGCAGGCAGTTTCTCGATTCCCGTCCGTCCCCTGGAGGCCAAGCCCCCGTTCATACCTGTCGGGATACCGTCTCAGCTTTTAGAACGACGTCCCGATATCGCAGCAGCCGAGCGGACGATGGCCCAGGCGAACGCTCTGATCGGTGTCGGTCAGGCCGCTTATTACCCTGACATCTCTCTGACCGCGAGCGCGGGAACGCAGAGCTCCAACATCTCGCACCTGCTCAATTTGTCCGCCGGATTCTGGTCGCTAGGCACCAGCGCGACGGAAACAATCTTTGATGCTGGAGCGCGGCGGGCCACCGTGCAACAGTACAAGGCGCAGTACAACGCCGACGTTGCAACCTACCGCCAGACGGTTCTGAATGCCTTCAAAGAGGTGGAGGACTACCTGATCGCCACCCGTCAACTTTCCGAGCAGCAACAGCGCCAACAGTTGGCGATTGATTCCGCCCAACGGTATCAACAGCTCGCGTTGAGCCGCTACAGGACCGGAGTGGATACCTATCTGAATGTGCTGACGGCACAAAACAGTGTTTTCAGCAGCCAGGAAACTGAGGTCAGTTTGCGAACGAACCGAATGGTTGCGGCGGTGCAATTGATTGCTGCATTGGGTGGTGGTTGGAACGCGTCCAATTTGCCCTCCGAACAAGAGGTCAGACGCAAGCCATAG
- a CDS encoding TolC family protein: MASMVAADRAYSQDTLSNVALQATRNSERVKVAESDLVKAKAALSGARDVYIPSVSVSSGLGASSGITLSVPTVFTASAQSLVFNYSQRNYIRATRFGVEAADQSLAEVRQQVEEDAAVTYSSLAYALRSQAVLREQKKIGSRLIEIVSDRLAAGYETELEAMKVQKETAAIELQEIQMAHRIEFLKQHLAVLTGTAEGFITVEVQSVPLRTIGLTAMHLDVPCAAGADVLAALAEARANLQTSFGDARYTWRPQVVLQAQYGRISPFNDVSSYYNLHGNYNTLAVGVQLQLPMFDFGRHAHARETAADAAKAEHQVTLRRQQQTESCGQVRHSVTELAAQGKIAQLDYKIAAAELEAIDIRANNGDASAPTPITPKDRFRTLMQVGQKHLDSLAIDAQLMEAYIHYLKKTSGLDNWISSGAQL; this comes from the coding sequence ATGGCATCGATGGTGGCAGCAGATAGAGCCTACAGCCAAGACACGCTCAGCAACGTGGCACTGCAGGCCACGCGCAATAGCGAACGAGTAAAGGTCGCGGAGAGTGATCTTGTGAAAGCCAAAGCGGCGCTCTCCGGGGCGCGCGATGTCTACATCCCATCTGTATCCGTCTCAAGCGGCCTAGGAGCGTCCTCGGGAATTACGCTCAGCGTTCCGACAGTTTTCACCGCAAGTGCGCAGTCTCTTGTCTTCAATTACTCGCAACGCAACTACATCCGCGCTACCCGCTTCGGTGTCGAAGCGGCCGATCAGTCGCTTGCCGAGGTTCGGCAGCAGGTGGAAGAGGACGCGGCCGTGACGTACAGTTCGCTCGCATACGCGCTGCGTAGTCAGGCTGTCCTGAGGGAACAAAAGAAAATCGGCTCCCGTCTGATCGAAATTGTAAGCGATCGGCTGGCCGCGGGCTATGAAACAGAATTGGAAGCCATGAAGGTGCAGAAGGAAACAGCGGCTATCGAGCTTCAGGAGATTCAGATGGCGCACCGTATTGAGTTTTTGAAACAACATCTTGCCGTACTTACAGGGACGGCGGAAGGATTTATCACAGTTGAGGTCCAATCCGTACCTCTCAGAACGATCGGGCTGACCGCGATGCATCTGGACGTTCCCTGTGCTGCCGGGGCAGATGTGCTTGCAGCACTGGCGGAGGCACGGGCCAACCTCCAGACCAGCTTCGGGGATGCGCGTTATACGTGGCGTCCTCAAGTTGTTCTCCAGGCACAATACGGTAGAATCAGCCCCTTCAACGACGTGTCGTCCTACTACAACCTGCACGGCAACTACAACACGCTGGCCGTGGGTGTCCAACTTCAACTTCCCATGTTTGATTTCGGTCGACACGCTCATGCGAGGGAAACGGCGGCGGATGCTGCTAAAGCGGAACATCAGGTAACCTTAAGACGACAACAGCAGACCGAGTCATGCGGACAAGTTCGGCATTCCGTCACAGAGTTAGCGGCGCAGGGGAAGATTGCACAGCTCGATTACAAGATTGCCGCTGCTGAACTCGAAGCAATAGACATCCGGGCCAACAACGGGGATGCATCAGCACCTACGCCTATAACGCCTAAGGACAGATTCCGGACGCTCATGCAAGTAGGTCAGAAGCATCTTGACAGCCTCGCAATCGACGCTCAGCTCATGGAGGCTTACATCCACTACCTCAAGAAGACAAGCGGACTGGACAATTGGATCTCCTCGGGAGCACAGCTTTAG